One Polynucleobacter necessarius genomic window, GGCTGGGCGCTGGCTTTGCTGAAGATGATTCACATTAATCGCGCAAATAAACAGACTGCAGCACTATCGGTTGCCAGCCAAGGACGCGAAAGGCTCAGCGAGGGTAAGTGGATCATGCTTTTTCCCGAGGGGACCAGAACCCCAAGAGGCTCTACCAAACCCTATCGCAAAGGAGGGGCCCGTCTTGCTAGCGCCACCGGCGCCTTTGTCATTCCCATTGCTCATAATGCTGGGATATGCTGGCCCAAAAATAGCTTTCTGAAAATTCCAGGAACCGTTATTTTTTCAATCGGCCCGGCTATTTCCTCTGCTGGAAAATCTGGGGAAGAGTTACAACAAGAGGTTGAAAATTGGATCGAGACCGAAATGCGCGTCATTGATCCAAGCGCCTACAGATAGTACAAACAAAGAATGGGCATTAAGAATCTAAAAGCCTTGCCCATTCAATATAGCGCTCTACTGAAATATCTTGGGCTCTTGCTTTAAGCTCATCATCCGTTAATTTCAACCGATCTGCAAAAGCCTGAAGGTTCGTGCGCAACATTTTTCTTCTCTGAGAAAAGGCTGCCGCTACCAATTGCTCTAATGCACTCCATTGCGGCTTGGTTAAATCAAAATACTTTTTTGGAATCATTCGCACTACTGCCGAATTTACCTTGGGTGCTGGCTCAAAGGCCTCAGGCGGCACTTCCAAAACGAGCTCCATGTCATAACGCGCTTGGAGCATCACTGAAAGTCTGCTGAAGTCCGAGCTTCCAGCCTGGGCCACTAATCTTTCAACCACCTCTGCTTGCAGCATAAATACCTGCTCATCAATATCTGCTGCGGCAGTCATTAAATGAAAAAGTAATGGTGAAGAAATGTTGTAAGGTAAGTTTCCAACCACCTTACATAATCCTATTTTGGATTTCCGATCTCGAGCCCATGATTGAAAATCAAACTTGAGCGCATTACCCTCAATAATGGTCAGTCCGATTAAATTTTCATGTTGCCAATATGACACCAGATCGCGATCAATCTCCAGAAGATCAAGCTGACTAAGGCCACTTAGCAAAGGTCTTGTTAATGCCCCCAGTCCCGGACCAATTTCAATCACATGCATATCTGGATTAGGATTGATCAAGGAAATAATTGAATAAATGATGCCCTGATCTTGTAAAAAATTTTGTCCAAAACGTTTTCTAGCCCGATGCATAAATTAGGCAGCCTTTTTTTGAAGCGCCCATTGATATGCTAGACATATTGCCTCGAACATTGATCCCGAATCTGCAGCCCCTTTACCAGCAATATCTAAGGCAGTGCCGTGATCTACTGAAGTACGAATAATGGGCAATCCTAGAGTCACGTTAACACCACCGCCAAACGTCGCAAACTTAAATGGCGCTAGACCTTGGTCGTGATACATCGCAATATAAGCATCCACCATATCCAAAGAGGCCGCATCAAACATCCTATCGCCAGGGTAGGGGCCATGCACATGGATTCTAAGCACTCTGGCAGACTTAATTGCTGGAGCAATAATATCAATCTCCTCCCTGCCCAAATAACCAGACTCTCCCGCATGAGGGTTTAGACCTGCCATACGAATGACAGGATTCAAAATACCAAATTTATTACGTAAATCACTGTGCACTATCTGAATGGTATCCAGGAGATACTTCTGAGTTAGCGTGGCAGAAGCTGCTTTTAAGGGAACATGGGTAGTCGCTAAGGCAACTCGCAATTGTCTTGGCGCCCGCAAGCCTAAAGCACCCTTTTGTAAGATTGCGCATAACATCATCACAACGTGCCTCACATGACAACGTTCAGCCAAATATTCGGTATGCCCAGTAAATGGAATATCGGCTATGTTCAAAATGCTCTTTCGGACAGGTGCCGTGACCATGGCATCAAAACGCTTGCTCAAACAACCATCAATCG contains:
- a CDS encoding lysophospholipid acyltransferase family protein, encoding MVLIRSALFSLFIVIFTPIWSVLCMVTFPFLSPENRYNFIGTWNKVVIWLLWHLCGIHYEIRGMEHMRAALDLPVVILSKHQSAYETIAYIALLPKQLHFVFKRELLWIPFFGWALALLKMIHINRANKQTAALSVASQGRERLSEGKWIMLFPEGTRTPRGSTKPYRKGGARLASATGAFVIPIAHNAGICWPKNSFLKIPGTVIFSIGPAISSAGKSGEELQQEVENWIETEMRVIDPSAYR
- the rsmA gene encoding 16S rRNA (adenine(1518)-N(6)/adenine(1519)-N(6))-dimethyltransferase RsmA; translated protein: MHRARKRFGQNFLQDQGIIYSIISLINPNPDMHVIEIGPGLGALTRPLLSGLSQLDLLEIDRDLVSYWQHENLIGLTIIEGNALKFDFQSWARDRKSKIGLCKVVGNLPYNISSPLLFHLMTAAADIDEQVFMLQAEVVERLVAQAGSSDFSRLSVMLQARYDMELVLEVPPEAFEPAPKVNSAVVRMIPKKYFDLTKPQWSALEQLVAAAFSQRRKMLRTNLQAFADRLKLTDDELKARAQDISVERYIEWARLLDS